Proteins from one Triticum aestivum cultivar Chinese Spring chromosome 7A, IWGSC CS RefSeq v2.1, whole genome shotgun sequence genomic window:
- the LOC123148596 gene encoding delta-aminolevulinic acid dehydratase, chloroplastic: MASTVPFSPAKVQMLKATNCHGHAAFGSCFAVPRTGPKQRSLAVRVSSEQEAAAAVRAPSGRSIEECEADAVAGRFPAPAAFVRPKAPDGTPEIRPLDMAKRPRRNRRSPALRAAFQETTISPANLVLPLFIHEGEEDAPIGAMPGCFRLGWQHGLLDEVYKARDVGVNSFVLFPKVPDALKSPTGVEAYNDNGLVPRTIRLLKDKFPDIIVYTDVALDPYSSDGHDGIVREDGVILNDETVYQLCKQAVSQARAGADVVSPSDMMDGRVGAIRSALDAEGFNDVSIMSYTAKYASSFYGPFREALDSNPRFGDKKTYQMNPANYREALLETAADEAEGADILLVKPGLPYLDIIRLLRDNSALPIAAYQVSGEYSMIKAGGALNMIDEEKVMMESLMCLRRAGADVILTYFARQAAVVLCGMGSAAK, from the exons ATGGCTTCCACCGTCCCCTTCTCGCCGGCCAAGGTCCAGATGCTCAAGGCGACCAACTGCCACGGCCACGCGGCCTTCGGCAGCTGTTTCGCCGTCCCAAGAACCGGGCCAAAGCAGCGTTCCCTGGCCGTCAGGGTCAGCAGCGAGCAGGAGGCGGCCGCCGCCGTCAGGGCGCCGTCGGGGAGGAGCATCGAGGAGTGCGAGGCCGACGCCGTCGCCGGGAGATTCCCTGCCCCCGCGGCGTTTGTCAGACCAAAGGCCCCCGATGGCACGCCTGAGATCAGGCCTCTT GACATGGCAAAGCGCCCTCGTCGCAACCGCAGGTCGCCAGCTCTTAGGGCTGCATTCCAGGAGACAACCATCTCGCCCGCTAATTTGGTGCTCCCATTGTTCATCCACGAAG GGGAAGAGGATGCTCCAATTGGCGCCATGCCCGGGTGCTTTAGGCTTGGATGGCAGCATGGGCTTCTTGATGAG GTGTATAAGGCACGCGATGTTGGTGTTAACAGCTTTGTGCTCTTTCCAAAGGTTCCGGATGCATTGAAG TCTCCAACAGGAGTTGAAGCATACAATGACAATGGTTTGGTTCCACGAACAATTCGCCTGCTCAAGGATAAGTTCCCTGATATT ATTGTTTACACGGATGTTGCTTTGGACCCGTATTCATCTGATGGACATGATGGCATCGTGAGGGAAGATG GAGTAATTCTGAACGATGAAACAGTATATCAGTTGTGCAAACAGGCAGTTTCACAG GCACGTGCTGGTGCCGATGTAGTTAGTCCTAGTGACATGATGGATGGTCGTGTTGGAGCAATCCGTTCTGCTTTGGATGCTGAGGGTTTCAATGATGTCTCCATCATGTCCTATACTGCAAA GTACGCCAGTTCATTTTACGGGCCATTCCGAGAAGCTTTAGATTCAAATCCACGATTTGGGGATAAGAAAAC CTATCAGATGAACCCAGCTAACTACAGGGAAGCCCTTCTAGAAACTGCAGCAGATGAGGCCGAAGGGGCTGATATCCTTCTA GTGAAACCTGGATTGCCGTACTTGGATATCATCCGACTTCTCCGGGATAATTCTGCACTGCCAATTGCTGCATACCAG GTGTCTGGCGAGTACTCGATGATCAAGGCCGGCGGGGCGCTGAACATGATCGACGAGGagaaggtgatgatggagtcgctCATGTGCCTGCGGCGAGCCGGCGCCGACGTCATCCTCACCTACTTCGCCCGCCAGGCCGCCGTCGTCCTCTGCGGCATGGGATCCGCTGCCAAGTAG
- the LOC123148595 gene encoding leucine-rich repeat extensin-like protein 7, producing the protein MTGRRRALLALALLLLAVALAPAPAASQQQQQPPLDPPPSWAFPNPRLRAAYVALQTWRRTAIFSDPANFTANWSGPNVCAYNGVFCAPHPADGGVVVVAGIDLNHADLAGYIPDSLPAGLPDLALLHLNSNRFCGVLPDTFLHLRLLHELDISNNRFVGGFPEVVLQLPSLRYLDLRFNEFEGGIPPALFDRPLDAIFLNSNRLTRPIPPNLGNSPASVLVLAHNRLGGCIPPSIGRMAETLNEIVLIDDDLTGCIPPQVGMLRKVTVFDVSGNGLQGPLPATVAGLVAVQELNVAGNLLEGAVPASVCGLSSLRNFTYEDNFFTGRPGCAVATADGRWNCIPGAPAQRPPAQCAAAAARPFDCSRAQCQAAPPPGRRGGGRQPPSPRAGPSRSPRAPGSSTPSSPLTPPGWFTPPGPLFPPGSSTPSSPSPPGGSTTPGTAAPPPPTHSESPGHAMPPSTTPPSQGTPPPSSGNQPPSASSPSSHQPTTPPPGYAPPALTPPTAPTPSSPLPLPAPGPWTPPPPPSGEGGTPSSPPSGQGGAPSSPPSGEGGTTPVHGMPYSSPPPPPTTVPLPPVHGVSYSSPPPPLLPPVYGVSYSSPPPPMPPVHGVSYGSPPPPTGP; encoded by the coding sequence ATGAcgggccgccgccgcgccctcctcgCGCTAGCGCTGCTGCTCCTCGCCGTCGCGCTCGCACCCGCCCCGGCCGCgtcccagcagcagcagcagcccccgCTCGACCCGCCGCCGTCCTGGGCGTTCCCCAACCCGCGCCTCCGCGCGGCCTACGTCGCGCTGCAGACCTGGCGCCGCACCGCCATCTTCTCCGACCCGGCCAACTTCACCGCCAACTGGTCGGGCCCCAACGTCTGCGCCTACAACGGCGTCTTCTGCGCGCCGCACCCggccgacggcggcgtggtcgtGGTCGCCGGGATCGACCTCAACCACGCCGACCTCGCCGGGTACATCCCCGACTCGCTCCCCGCGGGGCTCCCCGACCTGGCCCTGCTCCACCTCAACTCCAACCGCTTCTGCGGCGTGCTCCCGGACACcttcctccacctccgcctcctccacgaGCTCGACATCAGCAACAACCGCTTCGTCGGCGGCTTCCCGGAGGTCGTGCTCCAGCTGCCCTCGCTCCGCTACCTGGACCTCAGGTTCAACGAGTTCGAGGGCGGCATCCCGCCCGCGCTCTTCGACCGCCCGCTCGACGCCATCTTCCTCAACTCGAATCGCCTCACGCGCCCCATCCCGCCCAACCTAGGCAACTCGCCGGCCTCTGTGCTCGTGCTCGCGCACAACAGGCTCGGGGGGTGCATCCCGCCGTCGATTGGGAGGATGGCCGAGACGCTCAACGAGATCGTGCTCATCGACGACGACCTCACCGGCTGCATCCCGCCGCAGGTCGGGATGCTCAGGAAGGTGACCGTGTTCGATGTCAGCGGCAACGGCCTGCAGGGCCCGCTCCCGGCCACCGTCGCTGGGTTGGTGGCCGTCCAGGAGCTCAACGTCGCCGGGAATCTCTTGGAGGGCGCGGTGCCGGCGAGCGTCTGCGGGCTGTCGAGTCTGAGGAACTTCACCTACGAGGACAACTTCTTCACCGGCCGGCCGGGGTGCGCCGTGGCGACGGCGGACGGCAGGTGGAACTGCATCCCCGGCGCTCCCGCGCAGCGCCCGCCGGCACAGTGCGCCGCGGCGGCTGCCCGCCCGTTCGACTGCAGCAGGGCACAATGTCAGGCAGCACCACCGCCAGGCAGGCGCGGAGGCGGCCGCCAGCCGCCCTCTCCCAGAGCTGGGCCGTCGAGGAGCCCGCGTGCGCCGGGCTCGTCTACGCCGTCGAGCCCATTGACCCCGCCGGGCTGGTTTACGCCGCCGGGCCCATTGTTCCCGCCGGGCTCGTCCACTCCATCGTCTCCGTCCCCGCCCGGGGGTTCCACAACGCCAGgaacggcggcgccgccgccgccgacccacagCGAGAGCCCCGGGCACGCAATGCCGCCCTCAACCACACCACCATCCCAGGGCACCCCGCCTCCGTCCTCCGGCAACCAGCCGCCGTCCGCGTCCTCACCGTCCAGCCACCAACCCACAACACCTCCCCCCGGGTACGCCCCTCCGGCCCTCACGCCGCCGACCGCGCCCACGCCATCCTCGCCACTGCCGCTGCCGGCCCCTGGTCCCTGGACACCACCCCCTCCACCAAGCGGCGAGGGCGGAACGCCATCCTCTCCACCAAGCGGCCAAGGCGGAGCGCCATCCTCTCCACCAAGCGGGGAAGGCGGGACGACGCCGGTTCACGGCATGCCATACTCgtccccgccaccaccaccaacgACAGTGCCGTTGCCCCCGGTCCACGGCGTGTCCtactcgtcgccgccgcccccgctcctCCCGCCGGTCTACGGGGTGTCctactcgtcgccgccgccgccaatgCCGCCGGTCCACGGCGTCTCCTacgggtcgccgccgccgcccacggggCCGTAG